One Engraulis encrasicolus isolate BLACKSEA-1 unplaced genomic scaffold, IST_EnEncr_1.0 scaffold_150_np1212, whole genome shotgun sequence DNA segment encodes these proteins:
- the LOC134442392 gene encoding class I histocompatibility antigen, F10 alpha chain-like — protein MVKMGFLSLVAVLCCAHLAYGEIHSMKYFYTATSGIQTFPEFVTVLLVDGQPASYYDSNIRRETPRQDWMKNAVDADYWDRGTQISIGDEQSYKANIDIAKQRFNQTGGMHSVQNMYGCQWDDETHVIDGYDQNGYDGEDFVTLDLKNLRYIATTPESQLTVNKWNSNPGQLAYDKQYYTQICIEWLKKYVEYGSSTLGKKVAPEVSLLQKGPEVACHATGFHPDAVMITWKKDGVEVDDDVDVGETLPNEDGTFQKRSVLTISPKERTKTQYSCEVTHKSGLIEKILDEAELKTITPGSGQAPVGIIIGAFLGFLALIALIGGAVWYKRRNPGNGFVAAKTGENSSRSSDEA, from the exons AAATCCACTCTATGAAGTACTTCTACACTGCAACTTCAGGGATTCAGACGTTTCCAGAATTTGTCACTGTGCTGCTGGTTGATGGACAGCCTGCCTCGTACTATGACAGCAACATCCGCCGAGAGACGCCCCGCCAGGACTGGATGAAGAACGCTGTTGACGCTGACTACTGGGACAGAGGAACCCAAATTAGCATTGGAGACGAACAGTCCTACAAGGCTAATATTGATATAGCCAAGCAAAGATTTAACCAAACAGGGG GTATGCATTCAGTTCAGAACATGTATGGCTGCCAGTGGGATGATGAGACTCATGTCATAGATGGATATGATCAGAATGGTTATGatggagaagactttgttactctTGATCTGAAGAACCTGCGCTACATTGCCACAACACCAGAGAGTCAACTCACAGTAAACAAGTGGAACAGTAACCCAGGTCAACTTGCCTATGACAAACAGTACTACACACAGATCTGCATTGAGTGGCTGAAGAAGTATGTTGAGTATGGGAGCAGCACTCTAGGAAAGAAAG TGGCCCCTGAGGTCTCCCTGCTCCAGAAGGGCCCTGAGGTGGCGTGTCATGCCACAGGCTTCCACCCAGACGCTGTCATGATCACCTGGAAGAAGGATGGAGTGGAGGTGGATGATGACGTGGATGTGGGGGAGACTCTGCCCAACGAGGATGGAACCTTCCAGAAGAGATCCGTGCTCACCATCTCACCTAAGGAGAGGACAAAGACTCAGTACTCCTGTGAAGTCACCCACAAGAGCGGACTCATTGAGAAGATCCTTGATGAAGCTGAGCTGAAAACCATCA CACCAGGCTCAGGCCAGGCCCCAGTTGGCATCATCATTGGAGCATTTCTGGGTTTCCTTGCACTGATTGCTTTAATAGGAGGGGCTGTTTGGTACAAGAGGAGGAATCCTGGCAATG GCTTTGTTGCTGCTAAAA CTGGAGAAAATAGCTCTCGTTCATCAGATGAGGCATAA
- the LOC134442393 gene encoding proteasome subunit beta type-8-like, translating to MALQNICGLKSHSGQGVFGTMTSQHPSRIDHFTFGSKCQEFALPVGADPVGFLKACSGENGVSIDLNHGTTTLAFKFRHGVIVAVDSRASAGDYIASKYANKVIEINPYLLGTMSGSAADCQYWERLLAKECRLYKLRNKERISVSSASKLLCNMMLGYRGMGLSVGSMICGWDKQGPGLYYVDDNGTRLSGRMFSTGCGNGYAYGVVDSGYREDMTVEEAYELGLRGITHATHRDAYSGGVVNMYHMQEEGWIKVCQEDVSELIHRYKKGMF from the exons ATGGCACTTCAAAACATCTGTGGCTTGAAGTCTCACTCCGGGCAAGGGGTTTTCGGTACCATGACGTCGCAACATCCAAGCAGAATAGACCATTTTACGTTTGGGTCTAAATGTCAAGAATTTGCCTTACCTGTTGGAGCAGAC CCCGTTGGATTTTTGAAGGCATGCAGTGGTGAAAATGGCGTGTCCATAGACCTGAATCATGGAACCACGACTTTGGCTTTCAAGTTCCGCCATGGTGTTATAGTTGCTGTTGACTCCAGGGCATCTGCTGGTGACTACATAG CTTCTAAGTATGCTAACAAGGTGATCGAGATAAACCCTTACCTCTTGGGGACCATGTCCGGCAGCGCTGCAGACTGCCAGTACTGGGAGAGACTCCTGGCCAAGGAGTGCAG gCTCTACAAGCTCCGTAATAAGGAGAGGATCTCAGTGTCTTCTGCCTCTAAGCTGCTCTGCAACATGATGCTGGGGTACCGGGGCATGGGTCTGTCTGTGGGCAGCATGATCTGTGGATGGGACAAacag GGCCCAGGTCTGTACTACGTGGATGACAATGGCACCCGTCTCTCTGGCCGCATGTTCTCCACCGGCTGTGGAAACGGCTATGCATACGGTGTGGTGGACAGCGGCTACCGCGAGGACATGACTGTAGAGGAGGCCTACGAGCTTGGCCTGCGTGGCATTACCCATGCCACACACAGAGATGCCTACTCCGGGGGAGTGGTGAACA TGTACCACATGCAGGAAGAGGGCTGGATTAAGGTGTGCCAGGAGGATGTTTCAGAGCTCATCCATCGCTACAAGAAGGGGATGTTCTAA